Proteins encoded together in one Argiope bruennichi chromosome 1, qqArgBrue1.1, whole genome shotgun sequence window:
- the LOC129980430 gene encoding uncharacterized protein LOC129980430: protein MAAQTAFSLPSEITDEEYIYLPSDKEDFEKITHRIGGKWMVYNTGDLNQQDKFWQALFPLYHKRLILGLKASTAKGTKAQAELYRKDHIILCYTEDSDDKMWMKNTADAIRAATGFRDIMYYKSNAASIDGLYNHKEHINVSKYMHTYKGKLFERVKFDRFKIITFGDV, encoded by the coding sequence atGGCTGCACAAACTGCGTTTTCGCTGCCATCAGAAATAACCGATGAAGAATATATTTACTTGCCTTCAGATaaagaagattttgaaaaaattacgcATCGAATTGGTGGCAAATGGATGGTATATAACACGGGAGATTTGAACCAACAAGACAAATTCTGGCAAGCTTTATTTCCTCTATACCATAAACGACTTATCCTCGGTCTGAAAGCCTCAACAGCGAAGGGAACAAAAGCCCAAGCAGAACTATATAGAAAAGATCACATTATTTTGTGCTACACTGAAGATTCGGATGATAAAATGTGGATGAAAAATACTGCAGATGCCATCCGAGCTGCCACTGGATTTCGTGATATCATGTATTATAAATCTAATGCCGCTTCTATTGACGGCTTATATAATCATAAAGAACATATTAATGTTTCGAAATACATGCATACCTACAAAGGTAAATTGTTTGAAAGAGTTAAATTTGAtcgtttcaaaataataacatttggTGATGTGTAA